The following proteins are co-located in the Pan troglodytes isolate AG18354 chromosome 5, NHGRI_mPanTro3-v2.0_pri, whole genome shotgun sequence genome:
- the RPP40 gene encoding ribonuclease P protein subunit p40 isoform X1, with amino-acid sequence MATLRRLREAPRHLLVCEKSNFGHHKSRHRHLVQTHYYNYRVSFLIPECGILSEELKNLVMNTGPYYFVKNLPLHELITPEFISTFIKKGSCCALTYNTNIDEDNTVALLPNGKLILSLDKDTYEETGLQGHPSQFSGRKIMKFIVSIDLMELSLNLDSKKYERVSWSFKEKKPLTFDFLLAWHNTGSEESTMMSYFSKYQIQEHQPKVALSTLRDLQCPVLQSSELEGTPEVSCRALELFDWLGAVFSNVDLNNEPNNFISTYCCPEPSTVVAKAYLCTITGFILPEKICLLLEHLCHYFDEPKLAPWVTLSVQGFADSPVSWGKNEHGFRKGGEHLYNFVIFNNQDYWLQMAVGANDHCPP; translated from the exons ATGGCCACGCTGCGCCGGCTTCGGGAGGCGCCGCGGCACTTACTGGTTTGCGAGAAATCCAACTTCGGCCACCACAAGTCGCGCCACCGGCATCTTGTGCAGACGCACTACTATAACTACAGG GTTTCATTTCTCATTCCTGAATGTGGGATACTATCGGAAGAACTGAAAAACCTGGTCATGAACACTGGACCCTATTACTTTGTGAAGAATTTACCTCTTCATGAATTAATTACACCTGAATTCATCAGTACCTTTATAAAGAAAG GTTCTTGCTGTGCACTAACATACAATACAAATATTGATGAAGATAATACTGTTGCCCTGCTACCAAATG GGAAATTAATTTTGTCACTGGATAAAGACACTTATGAAGAAACTGGACTTCAGGGTCATCCATCTCAGTTTTCTGgcagaaaaattatgaaattta ttgtttccATTGATTTGATGGAATTATCCTTAAACTTGGATTCTAAGAAGTATGAAAGAGTATCTTGGTCCTTCAAAGAAAAGAAGCCATTgacatttgattttcttttggcTTGGCATAATACAG GTTCAGAAGAATCGACAATGATGTCATATTTTTCCAAGTACCAAATTCAGGAGCATCAGCCAAAAGTAGCACTGAGCACGTTGAGAGATCTCCAGTGCCCAGTGCTGCAGAGCAGCGAGCTGGAGGGAACGCCAGAGGTGTCCTGCCGGGCTCTGGAGCTCTTCGACTGGCTCGGCGCCGTCTTCAGTAATGTCGACCT AAATAATGAGCCTAATAATTTCATATCAACCTATTGCTGTCctgagccaagcacagtggtggcaAAAGCTTATTTGTGTACAATCACTGGCTTCATACTTCCAGAGAAGATCTGTCTCCTATTGGAACATCTCTG TCACTACTTTGATGAACCGAAGTTAGCTCCATGGGTTACACTGTCCGTTCAAGGCTTTGCAGACAGCCCTGtttcttggggaaaaaatgaacatGGTTTTCGAAAAGGAGGAGAACATTTATATAACTTTGTGATTTTTAATAATCAGGACTATTGGCTTCAGATGGCTGTTGGGGCAAATGATCACTGTccaccataa
- the RPP40 gene encoding ribonuclease P protein subunit p40 isoform X3, translating to MWLQRHYAVSSPTAAVSKGSCCALTYNTNIDEDNTVALLPNGKLILSLDKDTYEETGLQGHPSQFSGRKIMKFIVSIDLMELSLNLDSKKYERVSWSFKEKKPLTFDFLLAWHNTGSEESTMMSYFSKYQIQEHQPKVALSTLRDLQCPVLQSSELEGTPEVSCRALELFDWLGAVFSNVDLNNEPNNFISTYCCPEPSTVVAKAYLCTITGFILPEKICLLLEHLCHYFDEPKLAPWVTLSVQGFADSPVSWGKNEHGFRKGGEHLYNFVIFNNQDYWLQMAVGANDHCPP from the exons ATGTGGCTGCAAAGACACTATGCTGTCAGCAGTCCCACAGCAGCTGTCTCAAAGG GTTCTTGCTGTGCACTAACATACAATACAAATATTGATGAAGATAATACTGTTGCCCTGCTACCAAATG GGAAATTAATTTTGTCACTGGATAAAGACACTTATGAAGAAACTGGACTTCAGGGTCATCCATCTCAGTTTTCTGgcagaaaaattatgaaattta ttgtttccATTGATTTGATGGAATTATCCTTAAACTTGGATTCTAAGAAGTATGAAAGAGTATCTTGGTCCTTCAAAGAAAAGAAGCCATTgacatttgattttcttttggcTTGGCATAATACAG GTTCAGAAGAATCGACAATGATGTCATATTTTTCCAAGTACCAAATTCAGGAGCATCAGCCAAAAGTAGCACTGAGCACGTTGAGAGATCTCCAGTGCCCAGTGCTGCAGAGCAGCGAGCTGGAGGGAACGCCAGAGGTGTCCTGCCGGGCTCTGGAGCTCTTCGACTGGCTCGGCGCCGTCTTCAGTAATGTCGACCT AAATAATGAGCCTAATAATTTCATATCAACCTATTGCTGTCctgagccaagcacagtggtggcaAAAGCTTATTTGTGTACAATCACTGGCTTCATACTTCCAGAGAAGATCTGTCTCCTATTGGAACATCTCTG TCACTACTTTGATGAACCGAAGTTAGCTCCATGGGTTACACTGTCCGTTCAAGGCTTTGCAGACAGCCCTGtttcttggggaaaaaatgaacatGGTTTTCGAAAAGGAGGAGAACATTTATATAACTTTGTGATTTTTAATAATCAGGACTATTGGCTTCAGATGGCTGTTGGGGCAAATGATCACTGTccaccataa
- the RPP40 gene encoding ribonuclease P protein subunit p40 isoform X2, whose product MNTGPYYFVKNLPLHELITPEFISTFIKKGSCCALTYNTNIDEDNTVALLPNGKLILSLDKDTYEETGLQGHPSQFSGRKIMKFIVSIDLMELSLNLDSKKYERVSWSFKEKKPLTFDFLLAWHNTGSEESTMMSYFSKYQIQEHQPKVALSTLRDLQCPVLQSSELEGTPEVSCRALELFDWLGAVFSNVDLNNEPNNFISTYCCPEPSTVVAKAYLCTITGFILPEKICLLLEHLCHYFDEPKLAPWVTLSVQGFADSPVSWGKNEHGFRKGGEHLYNFVIFNNQDYWLQMAVGANDHCPP is encoded by the exons ATGAACACTGGACCCTATTACTTTGTGAAGAATTTACCTCTTCATGAATTAATTACACCTGAATTCATCAGTACCTTTATAAAGAAAG GTTCTTGCTGTGCACTAACATACAATACAAATATTGATGAAGATAATACTGTTGCCCTGCTACCAAATG GGAAATTAATTTTGTCACTGGATAAAGACACTTATGAAGAAACTGGACTTCAGGGTCATCCATCTCAGTTTTCTGgcagaaaaattatgaaattta ttgtttccATTGATTTGATGGAATTATCCTTAAACTTGGATTCTAAGAAGTATGAAAGAGTATCTTGGTCCTTCAAAGAAAAGAAGCCATTgacatttgattttcttttggcTTGGCATAATACAG GTTCAGAAGAATCGACAATGATGTCATATTTTTCCAAGTACCAAATTCAGGAGCATCAGCCAAAAGTAGCACTGAGCACGTTGAGAGATCTCCAGTGCCCAGTGCTGCAGAGCAGCGAGCTGGAGGGAACGCCAGAGGTGTCCTGCCGGGCTCTGGAGCTCTTCGACTGGCTCGGCGCCGTCTTCAGTAATGTCGACCT AAATAATGAGCCTAATAATTTCATATCAACCTATTGCTGTCctgagccaagcacagtggtggcaAAAGCTTATTTGTGTACAATCACTGGCTTCATACTTCCAGAGAAGATCTGTCTCCTATTGGAACATCTCTG TCACTACTTTGATGAACCGAAGTTAGCTCCATGGGTTACACTGTCCGTTCAAGGCTTTGCAGACAGCCCTGtttcttggggaaaaaatgaacatGGTTTTCGAAAAGGAGGAGAACATTTATATAACTTTGTGATTTTTAATAATCAGGACTATTGGCTTCAGATGGCTGTTGGGGCAAATGATCACTGTccaccataa